GGCGGGCGGGCTCCGGCGCCCCGGCTGGCTGGTGTTCGGGATCGCCGTGGCGATGGTCAGCCTGGGCATGCTCGCCCTCGCGCTGCGCGAGCTCCCGGTCGGCGGCGCCTACGCCGTCTGGGTGGGCGTGGGGGCGGTCGGCGTCGCCGGGGCCGGGATGCTCTTCCTCGGTGAGTCGGCCTCACCGGGACGGTTGCTCAGTCTGGCCGCGATCGTGGTCGGGGTCGCGGGCCTGCACCTCGTGGGTGGCTGAGGGTCCGG
This DNA window, taken from Nocardiopsis exhalans, encodes the following:
- a CDS encoding DMT family transporter — its product is MAWIVLLGAGLLEIVWSLALKRAGGLRRPGWLVFGIAVAMVSLGMLALALRELPVGGAYAVWVGVGAVGVAGAGMLFLGESASPGRLLSLAAIVVGVAGLHLVGG